The window CCGACTACTTCGTGAAGTACCTCCAGGCGTACAGGGACCAGGGCGTTCCGGTCGATTACGTCACCGCGCAGAACGAGCCGACCTGCTGCTCCGGCTATCCGTCGATGAGCTGGAACGGCTCGGGGCTCGCCTACTTCACCAAGACCGAACTGCTGCCGAAACTCCAGTCCGCCGGGCTCGCCACCAAGGTCCTCGCCCACGACTGGAACTGGGACACCTACGACGCCTACGCGGCGGCCACGGTGGACGACCCGGCGGTGCGCAACCACCCGAACTTCGGCGGGGTCGCCTGGCACGGCTACGGCGGTGACGTCACCAAGCAGACCACCGTGCACAACCAGTACCCGGCGATGGACGCCTTCCAGACCGAGCACTCCGGCGGCACCTGGATCGCCGACCAGCAGCGCGAGGACATGCTCAACATCGTCGACTACACCCGTAACTGGGCGAAGTCGGTGACCAAGTGGTCCCTGGCCGTGGACCAGAACCGGGGTCCGCACAACGGCGGCTGCGGCACCTGTGACGGGCTGATCACCGTGCACAACGGGGACAGCAGGAGCGGGCAGGTCGACTACAACATCGAGTACTACACGATGGGTCATCTGACGAAGTTCGTCCGGCCCGGCGCCCAGCGGATCGCCTCGACGGCCAGCTCCACCGTGCCCAACGTGGCATGGCGCAACCCGGACGGCTCGAAGGCGCTGATCGCCTACAACGGCGGTACCTCGGCGCAACAGGTCACCGTCAACTGGGGCGGCCAGAAGTTCACCTACTCCCTGCCTGGCCGCACCTCGGCGACGTTCACCTGGTCCGGCAGCCCGTCCGGCTCCACCGGCGCCTCGGGCGTCCTCTCGGGCCCTGCGGGCAAGTGCCTGGACGTCGCGGGCGGCAGCAGCGCCGACGGGACGGCCGTCCAGCTCTATGACTGCAACGGCTCGGCGGCGCAGCGCTGGACGGTGGCAGCGGACGGTTCCATCCAGGCGTTGGGTTCCTGCCTGGATGTGACGTCCGCGTCGACGGCCAACGGAGCAAAGGTGCAGCTGTACACCTGCAACGGTTCCTCGGCGCAGCGCTGGACGTACAACTCCTCGACGGGCGACGTCGTCAACACGGCCGCGGACAAGTGTCTGGACATCACCGACCAGTCGACGGCGAACGGGGCTCGCGCCCAGATCTGGACCTGCACCGGAGCCGCCAACCAGAAGTGGCATCTCCAGTAACAGGGCCGGTCTGTCCGGGGGGAGGGGCGGGCCCGCGGAGACTGCTCCGTGGGTCCGCCCCTGGCCGGGCCGGCTACTCCGTGGGCTCGACCCCGGCCCGCAGCAGGCCGTAGGTGTACGCGTCCTCCAGCGCCTGCCAGGACGCCGCGATGACGTTCTCCGCGACGCCGACGGTCGCCCAGTCGCCGGTGCCGTCGCCCGTGGTGATGAGCACCCGGGTGGTGGACTCGGTGCCGGTGCGGCCCTCCAGGATGCGGACCTTGTAGTCGACCAGCTCCAACTTGGCCAGCTGCGGATAGATCCGCTCCAGGGCGACGCGCAGCGCCCGGTCGAGTGCGTTGACCGGGCCGTTGCCCTCGGCCGTGGCGACGAGACGCTCACCCTTGGCCCAGAGCTTCACGGTCGCCTCGTTGGCGTGGCTGCCGTCGGGGCGGTCCTCGACGATCGCGCGCCAGGACTCCGTACGGAAGTAGCGGCGCACCCGGCCCTCGGCCTCGGCGCGCAGCAGCAGTTCGAAGGAGGCGTCGGCGGCCTCGTACGTGTAGCCCTTGAGCTCGCGCTCCTTGACCCGCTCGACGACGCGCCCGATGAGCTCGCGGTCGCCCCCGAGGTCGATGCCGAGCTCCTTGCCCTTGAGCTCGATGGAGGCGCGGCCCGCCATGTCGGAGACGAGCATCCGCATGGTGTTGCCGACCAGCGCCGGGTCGATGTGCTGGTAGAGGTCCGGGTCGACCTTGATGGCGGAGGCGTGCAGCCCGGCCTTGTGGGCGAAGGCGGAGACACCCACATAGGGCTGGTGCGTGGAGGGCGTGAGGTTGACGACCTCGGCGATGGCGTGCGAGATGCGGGTCATGTCGGCGAGTGCGCCGTCGGGGAGGACGGCCTTGCCGTACTTCAGTTCCAGGGCGGCGACGACGGGGAAGAGGTTGGCGTTGCCGACCCGCTCGCCGTAGCCGTTCGCGGTGCACTGGACGTGCGTCGCGCCCGCGTCGACGGCGGCCAGGGTGTTGGCGACCGCGCAGCCGGTGTCGTCCTGGGCGTGGATGCCGAGCCGGGCGCCGGTGTCGGCGAGGACGGTGGAGACGACGGCCTGGACCTGGGCGGGGAGCATCCCGCCGTTGGTGTCGCAGAGGATGACGACATCGGCGCCGGCCTCGGAGGCCGCCCGGACGACGTCCTTGGCGTACTCGGGATTGGCGCGGTAACCGTCGAAGAAGTGCTCGCAGTCGACGAAGACCCGGCGGCCCTGCTCGCGCAGGTGGGAGACGGTGTCGCGGACCATCTCCAGGTTCTCGTCGAGCGTGGTGCGCAGGGCGAGTTCCACATGGCGGTCGTGCGACTTGGCGACCAGCGTGATCACCGGGGCACCCGACTCCAGCAACGCCTTGACCTGCGGGTCCTCGGAGGCCTTGCCGCCCGCCCTGCGGGTCGCGCCGAAGGCGACCAGCTCGGCGTTCTTGAACTCGATCTCCTGCTGGGCGCGGGCGAAGAACTCCGTGTCGCGGGGGTTGGCTCCGGGCCAGCCGCCCTCGATGAAGCCCACGCCGAAGTTGTCCAGGTGCCGGGCAATGGTCAGCTTGTCCGCGACCGTCAGGTTGATGCCTTCACGCTGTGCACCGTCGCGCAGTGTGGTGTCGAAGACATGGAAGCTGTCATCGGTGGCCTTGGCCTTGGTGGTCATGCTGATCTGACTCCTGTCGGATGAGTGGATCCGGACGATCGGGCTCCACTTGCCCCCATCATCGCGCGCGCATCGGCCCGGCCGAGGTGAGGGCCGGAAAACGAAAAAACCCCTCGCGGGTGCGAGAGGTCTGCGCGCGGGTCTGGGGCACGGTGGCCGCTCCGCATCTGGTGGTACGGGACGGTCACTGCGGACCGGCGCGCCTGTTGCCAATAATCATGACGAACAAGGACACGGAGGCAGTCTCGCACAGCACCGCCTCCGTGCCGTCGGCCGTCTCAGGATGCGGGCGTGACGCTCGTCGCCCCGGACTGCTCCGTCGCCTGCCCGGTTTTCGGGTCGGCCGCGCCGACCCGGCCCAGGTCGATGTCGCGGGTCTCGCGCATCGTCAGATAGACGACGAGGGAGACCGCGGCGCAGCCCGCCACGTACCAGTAGAAGCCCGACTCGATACCCGCGTCCTTGAACCAGAGCGCCACATATTCGGCGGTGCCGCCGAAGAGGGCGTTGGCGAGGGCGTACGGGAGGGCGACACCGAGTGCGCGGATGCCGGTCGGGAAGAGCTCGGCCTTCACACAGGCGTTGATCGAGGTGTAGCCGGTGACGACGACCAGAGCGAGCAGCGCCAGGCCGAACGCCGGCCAGAAGGTCCCCGCGTTCTTGAGCATCGTCATGATCGGCACGGTCAGGAAGGTGGAACCGACGGCGAAGGTGATCAGCAGCGGGCGGCGGCCGACCCTGTCGGAGACCATGCCGGCCAGCGGCTGGATGCACATGAAGACGAACAGGGCGCAGAAGCTGACGAGCGAGGCGGTGGACTTCTCCATGCCGGCGCTCTTGGAGAGGAACTTGGTGAGGTATGTCGTGTACGTGTAGTACGCGACGGTCCCGCCCATGGTCAGCGCCATCACCAGGAACGCCTCGCGCTTGTGCTTCCACAGCGCCTTCAGCGTGCCCCGGTCCTGCTCGGCGGCCGCGCCGGACTCGGCGTACACCTCGGTCTCCAGCATGGAGCGGCGCAGATAGAAGACGATGGCCGCGCCGAGCGCACCGACGACGAACGGGATGCGCCAGCCCCAGCTGTGCAGCGCCGCGTCGGACATGTTGCGCTGCAGGACGATCTGCAGGCCGAGGCCGACGAGCTGTCCGGCGGTCATGGACACGTACTGGAAGCTGGAGGCGAAGCCGCGCCGGTGGGGTGCGGACGCCTCGGTGAGGTAGGTGGCGCTGGCTGCGTACTCGCCGCCGACCGAGAGGCCCTGGAGGAGCCGGGCCACCAGCAGGACGGCCACGCCGCCGTACCCCGCCACGGCGTAGGTCGGCGCGATGGCGATGAGGATCGCGGAGGCCGACATGAGGGTGACGGTGAGGGTCAGCGCGGCCTTGCGTCCCCTGCGGTCACCGATCCGGCCGAGCAGCCAGCCGCCGACCGGCCGCATGAAGAAGCCGACGGCGAAGATGCCCATGGTGTTCATGAGATTCGCGGTCTCATTGCCTTCGGGGAAGAACGAGTCCGCGAAGTAGACCGCGAAGGTCGCGTACACGAACCAGTCGAACCACTCGACCATGTTGCCGGCGGAGCCGACCCAGATTTTCTTCCACTGCTCTCGTCCCATGGTCTGTCACCGTGCCCCAACGGCCAGGAACGTAACAAGAGTGCATAGGGCAACGATCATGCGTACTTACGTGCGTTGCGTTCACGGCCGGGCGAACAGCCGCGGCGACGGCGGTCCGGACTACCCGATCGGCGGCGGGGCGGCGCGGTCGCCGGTGGTAGGGATCCACGGTGACCTCGCAGCCGCCCACCGGCCCGCCGTCCGGCCCGCTGTCCCCACCGCCGCCGCCCGGTCCCGGACCGGGGCCGGGGCCGGGGCCGGGGCCGGGCGGCGGTTCGGGCCGGGGCCCGTCCGGCCGGCGCTCCCCCCGCGACCTGGTGCTGATCGCCGCCGGCGCGGCGGTGGTGGCGCTGGGGCTGGTCGTGCTGCTGCGCGCCATCGGCGACGACAGCCCGGGCGGCGGTTCCTCGACCCCTGCGGGCACCGGCGCGACCACGACCCCGCAGGCCCACAGGGTCGTACGGAGCGCCGCGCTGACCCCCGCGGACTGGGGCCCCGGGTTCGTCAAGTCCGCTCCGTACGAACGGGATCCGCTGGCGGAGACGGTGGTGCGGAAGAACTGCACACTCGCCGCGAAGCCGAACAGGACTGGCACGCTGGCCGCGCTCGGGCGGCGGTCCCGGAAGGCCGCGCCCTACGAGAACGGACTCTCCCGGATCCGGGTGTACGCGGACACCACCACCGCGAAGAAGTTCCTGACCGACGGCAAGAACGCCGTCGGCCGCTGCCCGAACCAGCGGGACGGCAAGGCCCGCTGGAAGGACATCCGCGAGACCACCCCGCCGGACCTGCCCGGCTTCGACGACCTGGTGACCGAGCAGGGCACGCTGGTCAGGTACAACGACGGCTCGGCCGCGGACATCCGTTATGTCCTGCTGACCGGCCGCACCGGCGCCACCGTGATGACCAGCTATCTGTCCGGCCCGCCCGAGGTGGTGCAGCAGATCCACCAGGGCGCCGAGGACGCGTTCGCGCTGATGCGCAGCCGACTGCCGCAGCGGTGAAACGGGCGGCGGCGTCAGGCGAGCGACTCGTCCAGGAACTCCCGTACATGGGCGAGGATTCCGCCCCGGTCGGTGCCCGGCAGGCCGATCGCCACATGGATGCTGAACCCGTCGAGCAGGGCGCGCAGCCGGGTCGCGTACCGTTCGGCGTCGACGGCCCGGAACTCCCCGTGCGAGGCGCCCTCCGCCAGTAGCGCCACCAGGTCCCGGTG is drawn from Streptomyces sp. NBC_01717 and contains these coding sequences:
- a CDS encoding lectin, with translation MIRSSRAARALVAAVLATAGLSGLSSGTAQAAGETVNIALTTTDDAGGRHVTRGLEAQTPIAFGAGNGGSGTNITVDENTRYQTFTGGGASFTDTAAYLMKSSGALSQATRDATMKKLFSPTEGIGLSFVRNPMGGSDLARTGYTYDDVPSGQTDPSLAKFSIAHDLEDVLPLTKQAEQLNPALTTVASPWTAPAWMKDSGQLNGGWLKAENYGTYADYFVKYLQAYRDQGVPVDYVTAQNEPTCCSGYPSMSWNGSGLAYFTKTELLPKLQSAGLATKVLAHDWNWDTYDAYAAATVDDPAVRNHPNFGGVAWHGYGGDVTKQTTVHNQYPAMDAFQTEHSGGTWIADQQREDMLNIVDYTRNWAKSVTKWSLAVDQNRGPHNGGCGTCDGLITVHNGDSRSGQVDYNIEYYTMGHLTKFVRPGAQRIASTASSTVPNVAWRNPDGSKALIAYNGGTSAQQVTVNWGGQKFTYSLPGRTSATFTWSGSPSGSTGASGVLSGPAGKCLDVAGGSSADGTAVQLYDCNGSAAQRWTVAADGSIQALGSCLDVTSASTANGAKVQLYTCNGSSAQRWTYNSSTGDVVNTAADKCLDITDQSTANGARAQIWTCTGAANQKWHLQ
- the cimA gene encoding citramalate synthase encodes the protein MTTKAKATDDSFHVFDTTLRDGAQREGINLTVADKLTIARHLDNFGVGFIEGGWPGANPRDTEFFARAQQEIEFKNAELVAFGATRRAGGKASEDPQVKALLESGAPVITLVAKSHDRHVELALRTTLDENLEMVRDTVSHLREQGRRVFVDCEHFFDGYRANPEYAKDVVRAASEAGADVVILCDTNGGMLPAQVQAVVSTVLADTGARLGIHAQDDTGCAVANTLAAVDAGATHVQCTANGYGERVGNANLFPVVAALELKYGKAVLPDGALADMTRISHAIAEVVNLTPSTHQPYVGVSAFAHKAGLHASAIKVDPDLYQHIDPALVGNTMRMLVSDMAGRASIELKGKELGIDLGGDRELIGRVVERVKERELKGYTYEAADASFELLLRAEAEGRVRRYFRTESWRAIVEDRPDGSHANEATVKLWAKGERLVATAEGNGPVNALDRALRVALERIYPQLAKLELVDYKVRILEGRTGTESTTRVLITTGDGTGDWATVGVAENVIAASWQALEDAYTYGLLRAGVEPTE
- a CDS encoding MFS transporter, translated to MGREQWKKIWVGSAGNMVEWFDWFVYATFAVYFADSFFPEGNETANLMNTMGIFAVGFFMRPVGGWLLGRIGDRRGRKAALTLTVTLMSASAILIAIAPTYAVAGYGGVAVLLVARLLQGLSVGGEYAASATYLTEASAPHRRGFASSFQYVSMTAGQLVGLGLQIVLQRNMSDAALHSWGWRIPFVVGALGAAIVFYLRRSMLETEVYAESGAAAEQDRGTLKALWKHKREAFLVMALTMGGTVAYYTYTTYLTKFLSKSAGMEKSTASLVSFCALFVFMCIQPLAGMVSDRVGRRPLLITFAVGSTFLTVPIMTMLKNAGTFWPAFGLALLALVVVTGYTSINACVKAELFPTGIRALGVALPYALANALFGGTAEYVALWFKDAGIESGFYWYVAGCAAVSLVVYLTMRETRDIDLGRVGAADPKTGQATEQSGATSVTPAS